TAAGTAATAAATATCCTCAAGATGAAACTGATTTCACTATCACTGACAAATTTTTACCTGTTTGAGGAAAAGTAACTATGTATAATTGTAAGCAACTGCTATACGGCTATACCACAGATGTCAAACGTTACATTATTATAAGTTGACAAATGAAGTTGTAACACAGTAAGTGATAGATGCGTGGCAACTTCAAATTCATCTCACTCATGGTTGGAAAATGTGGGTATTGAACCCAATATTGTCAAGTCATTTTGAGTCATTCTTGAGTGAGTGACGCTTGGAGCATATTCTCCTCCGTGAGAGTTTTCCGAGACACTTTGAAACACTCAAAGTTGGTCCCTGAAGGTGGAAATGTTGTAAATAAACTTGTATGCCACATTGAAATGGAAAATGGTTTTCCATTGCTTTATATAGCATAAGACTTTAGTAGTGTCTAAAAGTGTTACTAAGGTATTGCTTCATCTCCTACATGTGCGCGCAGGGGGTGCAAGTTGTGTGAGATTTCGAGGGGTAATCCGGGGACGTGTAACGTACGGATACGAATGTAACAGAAAATGGGACCGACCCTATCCTTTTCTCtaaatagctttaaggagacagttccTTTCAACCGGACTCGAGAACTCTCTCATATTTATTTTCTGTTTTCTCtaaatagctttaaggagacagttatACTCGCGCATTGTTATTCGCACACACTGTTTTAATTGcatgtattaatcgcagattgtgtTAACACTCTGATGTTGGACATTTCTGATCTTCATTACTTTGATGAACCAAAATTTTCATACAGCCGAGATTTATAGTAAACTCCAAGAAATCCAACTGACGACGATGATGGCAGAGCTGCATTCCTCGTTCCTAGCATTATTTTTTCTCGTAATGTAACATTCTATGCACATATATTATAATGGAGGACATGTAGACAATGGCCATGCTTATGAAAAATCCGGACATCATGTATAAATTGCAGAATGAGGTGAGAAATATAAGCAGAGGCAAGACAAGAATCTCGGAGGATGATCTACCAAGAATGCAATATCTGAAAGCAGTGATAAAAGAAAGTATGCGAATCAACGCACCCATTCCTCTACTTTGTAGAGAAGCCAGGGAGGATGTGAAAGTAATGGGATATGAGATAAAAGCAGAGACCCTACTTGGTGGGATAAACCAGAGGAGTTGGGGCCAGAGAGATTCTTAAACAATCCGATTGATTATAAAGGCCGACACTTTGAGTATCTTCCTTTTGGAGCTGGCAGGAGAGGTTGTCCAGGCATTCAGTTTGCCATGGCAGTTAACGAGTTGGCTTTAGCAAACGCCGTGAACGAGTTTAATTTTTCATTGCCTGTGGGAAAAACAACTAAAGATCTGGACATGGCTGGTGCAACTGGGGTCTCTGTTGGTAAAAAAAGTCTCCTCTACTGGTGGTTGCAAACCCACATTTTTAACGATGGCTATATTCTCTGTTAAAACTCTGTTTCAGGTATCCGGAAGTTGTGTAACAGGACAGGACTGAGGGGATGTATGGCGCTTATTTATTGATGAATAATACAGTTTTCCGTACATCTATATACACGTTCTCTCAATTTTATCCATACATCTTTAGTTCAGATTTGCAAAATAATTTGTTGTGACACTTAAGTATTTTGCAAAACTATGTTTAGGAAATGAAAATTGAGGAAATGAATTAGTAAACATCTGAATCTGAAAAACAGGAAACAAATACGTTATAAGTATCATCATCACATCACTGCCTAGTTTACTACTCATCTTGCCTCTCTCCATACCACAACAAGTGAGTGTAGAGTAGGTATTGATCAGGCAATGGGAGGAATTAAAGTACACGGAATCAAAATATCAACATGCTCCCAGAGGGTTTTCGCAGCACTCTACGAGAAGGGTATTGATTTCGAGCTTGTTCCTGTGGACATGCAAAATGGCGAACACAAAAAGCCACCTTTCCTTTCCCTAAATGTATCTGTCCTTCAACCTCTGTCAGATTATATACAATGTCTATGAACTTGTCACATTTTCTTGTGCAAATATTTGTCACCATTGATAACTTATGTATGGTAACGACGTAAAAACCCATATTTTGAATGTTCATTTAAcagatccaaccgtatgaatgaaaatcatatataaattaaGTGAACATCCAAATCTATGTATAATTTACTCAAGAAGGGTACAATTTTTTAAATTACTGACATCTTTTTTATATATAAGGGTATGGATTTGTAATATTTCTGTGCGTATGAATTACAACGTCGATATTTTTTAGATATATAAGGCGGCTTTTTGTTTCAAAGAATCTGAAATTATGGTTTTGGTTGATAATGCCTTTTTCTTTAATGACATTAATCTATGTTTCGTTTAGCATGCTTTTGATTGTCGATCTACTGACATGCATCAATTCATCGACTGCAGCCATTTGGTCAGATTCCAGCATTCGAAGATGGAGATGTAAAACTCTTCGGTAAAGATCAATTTATTTTCTCGCCTGTCTTGGATATTGCTTTAATCTATTTAACCATGAATCTGCTCTGACAATCTGACTTTTATCATTTGCACCACTTGAGCTGGTTTACATATGATGTTTCTGATGAAGATGCAGGGGCTATAATTTCCGCGAAGCCAAATCATCCCATTACATAGATTTTAAATACCTTAGAAGTGTTATGTGGTATATCTCATTTCTCATATATTGAAGCTTCTTTTGTAAGATACGTTTTATATTTTGGAAGCAGAATCTAGGGCAATAACTCAGTATATTGCTTATGCTTATGCGGATAAGGGGAATCCACTGGTAGTAATTGAAGATCAGAAGAAAATGGCCGTAGTGTCAGTGTGGATGCAAGTAGAATCACAACAATTTGATGCTGCTGCTGCAAGACTAGCTTGGGAGCTAGTATTCAAGCCGATGTTTGGCAAGGAAACAGACAATGCAGCTGTGGAGGAGCATGAGGCCAAGTTGGCCAAGGTTCTAGATATATATGAATCACGACTAACTGAATCAAAGTACTTGGGTGGAGACTGCTTTAGCTTAGCTGATCTGCACCATCTCCCTGTCATGAAGTACTTAATGGGTACTCGTGTAGCTAAGCTGTTGGAGTCACGCTCTCATGTGAATGATTGGTTTGCTGATATTCAGGCACGACCGTCGTGGCAGAAGGTTCTCTCAATGTGAATAATGGCTTCTGATTTCATCATCAATTTCTCATGTCTAAGAGTTTtcattttgtgtttttgatgtcAAGAAGTTTGTCTACTCATGGTCCTGTTCCATGGCACTCACAAATAAATGTTCTGGTTTTTGTTCCACAGTCAAATCACCGAAAACAAAAAGCACTTTCACGTTGAATTGTTTATTGCTTTTAACCACTGTCATCAAATATTTTATGACCGATTAATCCTTTGAAATATATCATATTTGGACACAATTTTGATTAATACCTAGGTTAATCCTTAATCACTGCTCATATTAAAACAATTTAGCAATTTTGTAAAAATTGCTCCTAACAAAATACCGGTCTTCTAAAAATCGGTAACTCATtcgtatatatatatttttaaatttagtaTAATCAGATTTTTTAATAATCCAGTTTAATAACAATTTTGTAAAAAATTGATCAAAACTTAATTTGGCTTCAAAGAGTCGGAGTTAAACTCAGGAGTTGACTTTTACTCGATAGTCAGATTTTTATTACGAGGCTTTAACTTTAGTGAGAATAATTATTAAAAAAGTTATTAATAACAAAAAATGGTAATTTATTATTAAGTTTCAAATTTTCacaaatttataattaaattttaaacaaaatcaatttaatttatcatatagataaaaagttaaaaaattaTATCAATTCATTTACCGAGATACTCATTCCGAGTTGGGGTACTCATTTTTACCAAACAAAACCAAATTAACCCCAACCTCAGCAAAAAACTGCTGTATTAAGGGATGATCCGAGGTCTTGATATCCATATGTTTTCGTCCTATCTTTTGCCAAATTTTGACATCATTCCATCTTCTCTCCGAATATAAATTGGACAACACATATATGATCTATGGGTTATTAAATTACGCCATTATGTACTTATCACTACACCATATAATAATAAGTCATTGTTTAATTTCACACCAAACAACACATTGCAAAATGACAAAAACACACCATTAGCAAAAAAACATGACAAACACACACGTTACTATCGATTTGGTTGCACAACGTACATGCTCACCAATTCAAGAAAAGCAAGAACAAATTTAGGCATAACATAAAAAAATGAAAGCCGATCAGTTGGCACCACCTCCTCCTGTTAACATTTGTTTGTATCTCTTAATCGAATCAAGCCTCTGCATTTTAAGCTGCAGCTTAAACCTATTTATGAAATCATCTGCTTTTGCGTCTACTTGTTCATCTCCCTTAAACGACACCGTCTTCTCCACTACTGCCTCTCTTCTTGCACTTAACTTATTCTTTCTCTCCTTTACACTACTAGTAGTAGTCGTCGGTTGCTCCTTTTTCTCCGGCTTACACGACACCGTTTCAACTGGTTCTTCGATCACACTCAACTTCTCCTCAGGATCAGCAACTTCCTGCTGCGTCATTTGGACATCATTTGGGTCGAAATTTTTGAAGGAAAAGTTGATGGATTTGACTCGGGCTAAGAGGGACGAGGATCGGTTGAGCTGGGGTGATTCATGCTCAGCAGGTTGGTCTTTATGGGATCTATTAGAGTAGTGAGCATTAATGAGTAGCGATATGATTATTAAGTTTAAGAAACAGAAGAGAACAGCGGGTGCAAACCAGTTGATATCCATGTTACTAAACAAAACCAAGGCTGTGCTTCACTTTGTATGTTTCTTTGTTTATTTTGTTAGGGAGACGGTTATGATGATTAGGTGAACTTAATTGTTTTATTCCTCAAGAGACGTTTATATAATTCTGCGACTCTGTATCCAAGTCGTCAAAATTGGAAATCGCTCGACTCAGTTTTGTCTCAAAAAATACTACCCTCAACTCAGCAAGTACTCGGAATGAGCCTTTGTATTACTGATCGGTatcattattttattatattgAATTCATTTTGTTCAAAAATTTCTGTACCacatttattaaaattttatatatcaTTTTTGTTAGATAAAATACGCTTATACATAACACtaatgaaaaataaaactatataataatACTCATAATTTAATAACACACTCGAATTAATTGAGTTTAAGTGTACATTACTAGTTTGATTATTTTAGTTTTAATGAAATTTCACGTATCATTTTAATACTCTCTCCGTCTCAAAATAAGTGTCGCTTTAACTTTTGACACGTATTTTGAGGTGTAAAAAAATGGTACTTGTgtacattttttttataaattttcttttttaaataaaaatataaatgtaaaattttaattcaggaaaaaaaaatttgaaaaaaaatatatgcaAATATCTTTTTTTAGTACCTTAAAAAACGTGTCAAAAGTCAAAGCGACAAATATTTTGGGACTGAGGGAGTATATGTCAAAACTTTACGGAGAAAAAGAAGAAGTTAGAAGATAGATCCATATTTAGAATCTTTTTAATACATATTTTATGTAcgttttcataattttattaacaaaataatttttttttaggaaaattaataaaatcagaatttgcgCTGAAAAATGTGCAAATGAGAAATAAGGTGGACTATTCTCGAAGTTAAAGGAATTGGGAGATAAATAGAATACTTGTTGGAGAAGAAAAAAGAATATAAGGAAATAATTTTAGAATCCTACGTGTACCAAACCCCCTAATATTTTCCCTATAAATATGAGGCTCCTATATTGTATTTGAAACACCTAGAATTCTTATAATTTACTtgtttcaaatcttttatttttaAGTTTCGTTCCCGACTTTAGCTTTATATTGTTTACTACCGTCATTACACCACATAGTGCATATAGCAACAACAAAAATATATTTCCTTAAGGGTTATTTGTGCTGCAGTAGAGTATATGACAACAAATATACAAAAAAAAATCGGTGCATCTGGTGGTGATGCAATAGAGGTCATATAGCAACATTTTCCGCAATGTATAGTAACAATAAAACATCATTGCAATAAATCATATGTAGCAAATTTTTTTACTGCAACGCAGTTAAATCATTATAATAGCTGTTTTTATTGGCTAATAAACCACCCTAAGGCAACATTAATTGGTCTAATTGCAACGAAATTTCAAGCCAAATTTAACAAATATTACAATTTTGAAGCAATTGCAATATTTTACAGTTGATGTAATTGTACATGACAACATATTTATACATAGTTGCAACAGTATTTTTAGAAAAAAGTAGTAGGATATGATTGAAATACACTAAGCCAGACATTTTTTTATGCCACAAGACCAACACATCAATATCATTCATAAATACCGTTACCAGTGCAAAAGGTGCTCTCAGCATGTCCCAACATCGTCATACAAACCATTCATAATTTAAGTACAAGAGAAAACAACAAAAAGTAATTTAGCTATTTGTACAAACTTCGAACTAGAAAATTAAACATAAAGCAATCAGCTGTGTAACCCAGCAGTATTATTTTTTTTGCCGCCACAACAGTATTATTAATTGAGTTAGTCTTGAAGATGTGATTTCCTTTCCATGGAAGAATGCCATTTCAAGAATGAGAACTTTTCTGAACGTCTTGCAGATTGATTGATTTGTAACATCACTAGGAACATTAACCTGGTTCAGATTAAGAGGTCGTAGACTACGAATACCAGAATCCAGTGTATCAGAGTAATAGCTTTTTCCATGTACATGCCATGTATTCAGAAAAACTGATTACTTCTACAATCATATTCTCCCTATGATAGTCAAGGAATTTTTCTAGTTTTTCGGCCCCAAAAGCAAGTGCACTACTgcacaaaacaaaataaaacatTTTATTGCAAAAAGAAACAATAAAACTTGAAATAAATCGATACTGGATAATATAAAAGCACACACAACTCTTCCGTATCCTATATGCAGATTATTTATTACAATAAAATTGGTAATAAACCGAAAATACATACGTAGTCCAGTTCCTCTGATTTAAGATCAACATATGGTCCTAGAGTCTCAATAAAAGTAACAATAGCGACAAGATGGGAGATGTAAGACCCTTAGGCTTGATTTCATTTTGGGATCGAGATTTACCAGGCGGCGACATGGACTAGTTTCCAGGCAGCGACATTAATCAGGCGCCAGGAGGCGACACGGACCAGTCGCCAAACGGCGACAAGGATTGGGCGCCAGGCAGCGACACAGACTAGTTGCTAGGCGGCGACACAGACTTGAGTTACTGTGTTTACGTGGGATTACTAATTGGTCTAAATGTGGGCGACACTGAGCTGAGAGCTAAGTTGGGAGTCCAAATGACTAAGGCATGGTCAAAACTGTAGGTACAAGTGTGGTATATGGGGGCCTAAGATATATatgcattatatatatatattagtgctGGAATATGCACCAGTGGGTTGTTGGGATAACTAGCTTGCAGTTATGATTCAAGACTTGGTGGGAAATAACTGATTGGAGGCATTCAAAATCAGGGAACCGCTTGTAACCGCCGGCAGTTACTTATGCTGGGGCTGTGTGGGCTGCGTGGGCAGTTGCTATTCTTGGGGCTGTGTGGATCAGGCTCCCTTATATAAATAGATAGGCATTGTGAGAATGTAATCTATGCATGTAGGCTTGTATGCACTAAACATGTATCCATATGTTAGGCAGTAGGGAAAATTATGTAAACATATGTTGGGTTGTATTATTATGCTTGGCAGTAAGCAAGGTCTGTAAGCATAATCGAGTTGTATCCTTATATTGTTGGTCAATAGAAGGTTGAGCATTCAGGCTCGTAAATCTGATGTGTCTTTATATTTGTTTGGTAAGTAGAGACAGTTGCACACACGATTGATTCTTGTTGTGCGTTGGTTTAATATCATATCTGTTGTGCTTGGGTTCACTGGGGTTGTCGGTGCTGTTGGAACTGCTGGCAACAACCTCTCGGGAAGGCTGACTACTTGCGCGTATTGGTCGGCTACTAAGTAGGCCGCACGGATCAGAGAATTCAAGGTTGAAAATCTGACCCCGtgacaagtggtatcagagctgcgTTGATCAATTCGGGATTTGACATGATGGCTGAATCATGTGGGAGTAAATGTGGCTCccccaaacccgggtcagaagtttggggtccacaatacatacacaatatataaacctgtatatgaaatattatttgcaatgaccctgctttacataaccacggatcgcaacagatTAAAGTATGAAAGCAAGCCACAACCTCAACTTTTAttataacgtaccaaatcccaactaatttaactaacaaatgataatgaaattattcttacaatcttaccATCTCACTACCATAATAAGCTCCTGTTaactcgatccaactcaatctggaatcctacctcgaacattgaactgggaaacctctctatcaaccgtatccttcttaactttagaatacataaaaagattcgcaagagtgagctaactaactcagcaagtcataataacaataactgaggttaaacaatgatcaagcgagatgattcagaggaatcaagtttcttgttaaacaatcattagaactggatattcattttaacttttaaaatcaaggttaggctgctgattagtcacgcactaacctcaaGCAAGGCAcgcaactctgctctaattactggatccaaggcacacattggcctacctcgaccacgaatttggtctgatcacgaatctggtccacataagaaaactatccaattctaaaacagttcagtatgataaataatataattcaataaaataagatcataatcaatgatgataaaatacttgaataaaagcgtaatgcaattcatgggtatcacaagggtatatcaaggtatgcAAGAGGACTGGTTTCAGCCTGTAACATAATCAGGGATTAAATGAGCAATGCTTTCAAAAAGTTTAGTTATTTGATGTTATAAGGTATGATTGAGTATagaagtttctgtatgtttaagcAAGTATGTTCCAGTGTTTGGGTGTATGGTTGATATACCTTTGTTGGGTAGTATTGTATTGGtgtggtttacaaagaataaggcttacagctcaaagatcaaGTGAGGTGATCAGGGTACAGGCTGAATCATTCAAAGTACATAACATAAAACaaaactattttgaatactagaAATATCACtggagaatttagaaatatttgcaatatatctcgagaaaggttcaaaagtacttgccttgagagctttacaactattactgatcgactttTAGCCGACTCGGACGCTCAAGCTTTAATGTCCAACCACTAAATCatcttggattcgacttcgacactcaggtttttcggttgaaaccttactgagctcgtcgtctgaccactatgttatctttagtcTAACGTCCACTCTCGGTTtctcgactagaacctacagggtcgaaatactctatgttagacgtccaggtatgtttgacatatcctcgctaacaatctacccatatgatatcaaatcccgactcgtaattacacATATATTATTGTAATACacgcatcagttagggttcacgttctcgaaaaccggttcggtgttcattttcaaaTAATACGTACACttgtcattttatgaaattaaggttattggttttggaaaaACGTTTCACTACAACATACTATCAGGTCTCGTATAAAACATaggtatttatttatttatactcgctcgacgtcccgataattactggatacgctcccgtatttccgtagttcgatttcccggaaatcgggcagcacttcctttatttatcggctaACCCGACCAAGCAATCCGACGTGAATCACATCAATCAACCAATCCCAACAATTAATTCAACAACAATCGCAATCCACTTCACAAGTCCCAACCATAACTAATTACGCAACTTAAATCTCGATGAAATCTTTATATACCCCATAAATACTTTTCGGATTATCAATAACTTTACAAACTAAATTAATCTTTTAAAatttttaggactcagaattaattcatcacagtccaccgtcggctcgctgaggctcattgccgacggcggcaaaaatttattggtgcccgataataTTCGGGTTTTCAAATAAATTTTCACCGATATATAATGATTTATTTCGTAATTAAATTGATTTCATGAAAGCTAATCAAAATTTCTGCaaaaaatcaaataattaaataagtaaaaaGGAACCCAACACAGGCGCGTATATTCACGCGCATAACATCACAATACTGCCCGGAAAAACTTACGAACAGCCGGAATCAACTGGAAATAAAGAACACATATTACACAATTGCACACACACAAACTCCCACCAACGCACATACACGCTGACAGCATATACAAGCACacagcacacacacacacatcggAAGAAAAAGGGGACAGGCGGCGACTGTTTACCGGAGAACAGCGGCGGCAAGAATGGGAAATTAATAGAGGAACAGGGACGAGTGGAAAGGAAAGGAGGAGACACAATTGCTAGCAGGAAGGAAGGTGAGAAATCGAGAGTGAGTGATGAAGAGGGATTCCGATGGGAACCGCAGAGAGAGAGACTCAGGCGAGAGGGAGAAGTAAAGAAGAAAAACAGGGTCTAATGTGTGGttattttttttttgtattttattattttatttcattttctgCTAAACCCACAAACTAGCAGCATGTGTTAATAGCATTGACACACTGGATTATACCCTGCCACGTTGCAAACTGTATGAATTTAAGCCCCCTGCAGTCCGATTATGTCACGCATTTTCCAATTTAACGTATAAGCGCACGGTTGAAAATGAACCGAAAATTACCAgattagttttaaaattttataaaaatcccgaaactaattAATTAAACTTTTCGTAATTTTTAtagcatttttgaaacgcaactgGTATCCGCATTTatcaattaacgaaccgagctacacttaatacacattcagaaaatcatgaaaatagtcttaaaatgttataaatatcccgaagtttataaaaacataaattttgtaatttgaaaataatttctgaaatacaatttatacccgcttttattaattaaacgaatcaacgcgcgggtgaaattaatcccaaaaattcccgaaatattttaaaattctcggaatattccaaacttaaataaatatgagttttaaaatttttaaagaattctggaattaaatacggattttacaaataaatgcaaccagaaaatcatacaaggctgaataattgataaaatattgatttctaaattttacaaaatcccaaaaataattattataattatgaaaccataaaaGCAATTTTAGAGATATTCCAAATATTAATACAAATTAATCTGCCCTAAAACCACCTTTACAAGTAACAATGAGACAATACAGCTCAacaaacaattatacaaataatccttgaacaccaacgatcacacataattaataacaaaataatattcaactaacagaacccatacacatattttatttatttaattattcaatagttacacataataataaaaatatacgagtcgttatatccttccccccttaaaaggattctatcatcaaaatctgatctaactaaacagatgagaatatttgtcaagcatatctaacTCTAATTACCAAGTAGACTTTTCTATTCGAGGATTTTAAACGTACctactatagatatacactcatttccaaggactcgcctttaacgatcaagaatttggatcgatcactatatgtagaataaacttagacaagagcccattggctcctaatcaatcacttaattcaaatcagatacttatcgctttaatATTGACAAGCAAAACACcttatatgtacacactgttgtgatGGTAACATCAGCTAATGAACCattttatctatatttatcaatacctcgaatggtttactaaatttaggactcaacttgtcccttctattcaaacttatccaatctctttcaaggtgaaacttttactaacactactggtcctatttctatattcatactcttTCTCGATACAATTCcaccttctttctttgtctacttcgagctgcttcaatcaatatcactatgcccttggtgtgctgaattaacttaggatttgacaacttcctttttcccactttatctcaataaagtggggacctacacttgcgtccacataaggcttggtaaagtggcattctaaagctgacattgatgataaatgatcatcccagttttccttaaaactcaatctctcaacatatcttatatttcctgaatcgttccctcactttgacccttcattgaaggatgataggcggtgctcatttttaacttagtttccaaacatttTCACATCTCCTATTTATTTCTATCAATTAcggctgaaaagtaatctcatatatatAGTTATTATCACCTTTAGATATTTAAACTTCATATTCCACTCTTttcaattcgtttattaactcctctgtggtcttaattacattcaatcctttctttctgcacaaggcatctgttaccatacagttttgtttaggtagttgtaaatggattaatcagaatcttttgttaacctcggtcaatatttcatacttgaaaactcaacgtatagttgctctccttctaatctttggaggAAAATCTTTGGacattccacacagactttcttattctttgaatagttgaggatgttatcaataaattcAATTCGCTTATccgagtactccttatacaccatgttccttaattccttatagtcaactgatacacttgttatttcacataatatcaccagagcttgcgATGCTCATAACTCATTTATTCATAATCTCTtatatgttctcaggtcggatcttaaatTAATCCCCGAACATtacatacttcttgaattaggtctcgtcAGTAATCAATTCTTTTTAGGGGTCACTTATTCCTATTCGTTATTTTGTTAAACTCtcgataatcagtacacaatctcatagTTTCACCCCTTTTCTCTAACAATATCACGGGTACACCTTATGATTTGCTTCTTGTAAAACCTCTCAttggtctgccttgtccactaGGCTTCCAATACTTCGCCTAAATTCTTTGACATATctaacacttcctaatccattttgaaatttccttcttaaacctggttatcactatttttctttaaatttccgtatatcttggcatttcttaaataaattaaatactttatattgtgaattccctgtaggagctcatttcttaattcttttacttgtagtatccaagtgctggaagaaaacctgagaatatcgtgatcgttcttctGGGTGCATAAATTTTctcttactaactgttaacatcgtgatccattatcttctcttgacatctctttATCTTTTCTTAACAACTCTGACTAAAAGGTCATACTACTCACCCTTGATTCCTTTGGATTGTATATccgacttccaattccaacttcagaaattccatagataattcctttcggttcagtctctatgtttattttctcctttttgcttattgctcgccactacatttgtttttccttgtgaatacatacttcaaattcttatggtccgtataaatcttatacctttctccatacatataata
The sequence above is drawn from the Apium graveolens cultivar Ventura chromosome 2, ASM990537v1, whole genome shotgun sequence genome and encodes:
- the LOC141706356 gene encoding glutathione S-transferase-like, with amino-acid sequence MGGIKVHGIKISTCSQRVFAALYEKGIDFELVPVDMQNGEHKKPPFLSLNPFGQIPAFEDGDVKLFESRAITQYIAYAYADKGNPLVVIEDQKKMAVVSVWMQVESQQFDAAAARLAWELVFKPMFGKETDNAAVEEHEAKLAKVLDIYESRLTESKYLGGDCFSLADLHHLPVMKYLMGTRVAKLLESRSHVNDWFADIQARPSWQKVLSM